The sequence TACTCCCTTTTTATATTTAGACTTGTTATAGTTTCAGTTCGGCTCTGTTCCTGTCCATTTTTGCTGTCCCTCTAGCCTGCTCACACTCAAATGAGCTGGCTTAATCTTGGCATCATAATAGGTCTAAGACCAGCCCTCTGTGACCTTAATTTCCCAGGAATGGGGGGCATTGTGACAGTCTGGTTTGATCTGCTTAATGAGCCAGTGTCACTCAGTGGGTCAGCCTCACATTCCTGAGGCGGTGGAAGGCCCCCAGGGTGGGGTTAAACGATGTAAGATATCATTTGTTGCCCTGGCGTCTGATGAGTCAGTGTTGACAACCTGCAccctctgctgtttttgcatCCTGAACAGCGCCACTTGTTGGGGGTCGCAGGGACTGTACTCAGAAACCGTCTctaatgaaatgcttttgtgCTCAAAAATGCGAAAGCCGTGGAGGTTAGCCaatctgttgttttattatttaaggtCTGAATGTACAGAGCTTCATCACAAAAGTGTCCACAGCTCCAAAGCAATGTTGATTagatctttaaaataaaaaaagacaggtgATGTTGACAGGACTGCAAAGGCTTCATTATATTGTAAACCTTAAGTCTTGTTAGAGTTAATATTTAAACCTTAGATCTGAAATGCTAATGTAGTACTGAGATTTGTAATGATGCCCAGACAATCTCAGTTTTGCATTCTTGATAGTCTCGCATAGTTAAAATTGCTTACAAACAGCCCCCTCTGAGTACAAGTACCAATACCTTCATTTCCAAATACCAAAAACAAGAGTCACAGATATCAAAAGGTTAGTCAACTGATTAATCTCTTGTTGACACTGCCAATACAAGACTCAGAAAGTGTTAAAGAGCAACTCTCCCTTGCCGCATCCTATGAATTTCTTTAACGGATGAAAATACATCAGTAACACTTGACTTGTGGAGGAGACTGAAGATTGTTGTTGATCGAAGATCGATTGAAGACCGAAACTGAATATAATAGCTCTGAAGAATCAGAAGGCTTTCAGATTGGTTACATGTCATCCACTTGAGCAGTTTTACTTGAACCACTGAGTTTTGGTAAACAGTTTTGTAACTAATGTTTGCACCGAGaactcaaaacacaaaattccTTGGTTTATTTGCTATCTCCCAAGCTAACAAGGTAAAGGCTCTGGaagctaaccagctagcaagTTGCCCAATACAACAGGTTGACTACAATGCAGAAaactatgttttgtttttaccaaGCAATAGTGTGAAATGAGCCACGATGGGAGAAATTGCGCACGTATTACTATTTAACTGAAAAATTCATGAGTCAACAAAAAACGGTAGATATGGTTTATAAACATCAAAGGAAACGTGCAGATAATGCTGAAATGAGACGATTgactaaaaattaaaaaagttGGATCGATACAATGTGCCAGAGTGACTGTACAGCTGAGGAAAATATCTTATCAGGCTGATACTGTGTGAGTTTACGACAGGCTGTGCCAATACAGGAGATGTAAGCAAGTAGGTGACTTCATTCCGACACTCTTTGATCACACTAAGCACGAGGTCTGTAACGGTAATGGTTGAAAGAAGCACAGCAGTGTTCCTTCGACACGCTTCCAGTCACGTTTCGCTGCACCAGAGATCAGTGGAGATGCGTGCTTTTAAAACAGCCATGCTGAACTCTGTCTAATGCAAACAGCTGGCCTGTTTTTGGGAACTAACACTGAGCAGACTTTGCCAGGTTTGGCTAGTCTTGATATCATTCGGATGACCCATCCCTTTGACTGctctcactgtgacacaccTTGCATATCAATTTGTGTTTGCTGAGGTGGTGCAGTCCTGATCTGAAAACAAGTCCAATGTATCAGACAGATCTAGCATACCACCTTGAACTACAGCGTCAGTGTGAAACCATGCGTTGGCATACATTAGAAGTATGCCAATTACTTTTaataaatttttaataaaataattattaatttttaataaaatgatgctagaaactgaataaactgctgctactgttactactaTTGGTAAATGAACCACCACAACTAAAATCACTATATAGAAAAGTAACTATCATAGGAGAGCAAATGAGATTTTCAGTGAGCATTAGAAAATAAGTTAcaaaattgtattgtattttttggaGAATATGAATCTTTATATACAAGTCAGTTGATAAACACAGATTACAGAAGGTAAAAAAGTTTTAATATATACACTTTTTGCTGTCACTGTTTACTACAATCTGTATTCTCTCCTCATAAGTTGCTAAACAccttaaaacaatattttcctcTGTTAATTTCACATATGTTGTCAACATTATTCATTCAAGGGCTTCTAAATAGTTACACAAGCCAAAGTATGATATGATAAAATCATTAACTATTCTAAAACAACTACATACAGCCTGTACAAAAATATTGATAATATCAAAGTCAGAACCATTATAGTCTTTTTATAGACTACATTCATAATTTCTTACAGTATATTGCACCttacttgaaaaaatgaaaatgttggtATATTTCTGTATATGAAACGGTCATTTGGAAGCATATTATAAATAGTCACTTGACAGTTTAGGTTCCGCTCaaagaaatattgtttttacaaGACCAAGCCAAATTCAGTTGGTGGTATAGTAAACTTGATTCTGGATTGCTACTTCAGACTCCCACTGTTGGTCAGAGTTGTCACTTTTTTGTCCATCTGCTTGTGAATCTGGAGAATGTGACAATAAGgcaaaaaaacacccaaaacccccccccccaaaacaaaagTTTCAACAGGAGCTGTTTAGAGTTTCAAACGTAGTCCTTCCTGTCATAACTGCTAGGAGCCACAGACCTGTTGGTGGAGTAGGCCATCCGGCTGGCGGGGGCGTACCTCACCTCCTTCTCCGGgggacagctgcagcagaggatGGCCCCGCCGATGAGCAGGAACGCCGCGGCGGCCCACCCGAGGTACAGGGAGGCGCCGATCTCCCTCTTCTGAGACTCGACGACAACGGGGTTGTAGAACTCCATGATGATGGTGTGTGCCGACCAGGACACCGGGATGAGCTGCATCACGGCCGCGGTGATGAAGGTGCTGCCGGACGCGATCATCACCTTGGCCTTGGTCGCCTTGTCCTCGATGCAGTTGGTGCATTTTGCCCCGACGATGGACACCAGCAGGGCCAGGATCCCGATGACGATGGCGATGACCTCGAGGGCCCGGGCCGCCTGCAGGTCCTGGGGAAGGGCCAGCATGGAGTCGTACACCTTGCACTGCATCTGCCCCGTGCTCTGCACCACGCAGCTCATCCAGATGCCCTCCCAGATTATCTGCGCTGTCACGATGTTGACCCCGATGAAAGCAGACACTCTCCACATAGGCAGGGCACAGGCCACAATGCTGGAGATCCACCCGAGTACCGCCAGTGTCACTCCCAATATCTCCAGACCGAGGGCAGCCATTCT comes from Megalops cyprinoides isolate fMegCyp1 chromosome 3, fMegCyp1.pri, whole genome shotgun sequence and encodes:
- the LOC118775459 gene encoding claudin-3-like; the protein is MAALGLEILGVTLAVLGWISSIVACALPMWRVSAFIGVNIVTAQIIWEGIWMSCVVQSTGQMQCKVYDSMLALPQDLQAARALEVIAIVIGILALLVSIVGAKCTNCIEDKATKAKVMIASGSTFITAAVMQLIPVSWSAHTIIMEFYNPVVVESQKREIGASLYLGWAAAAFLLIGGAILCCSCPPEKEVRYAPASRMAYSTNRSVAPSSYDRKDYV